The following proteins are encoded in a genomic region of Magnolia sinica isolate HGM2019 chromosome 1, MsV1, whole genome shotgun sequence:
- the LOC131253139 gene encoding late embryogenesis abundant protein ECP63-like isoform X1, protein MSKERAEAVGMEEEKAEEQQQQQHPPPSSVIETLQEGTKSIFKAVQEATIGKAHDASEKISEGGDAAADKTISTKDSAAEKTRETAGSATEKAKEYKDSASEKMGEYKDSSAEKAREVKDSAAEKMGEYKDSAEEKAREAKDTTAVKMGEYKDSAEEKAREGKVSMSEKIVEYKESAVDVARRAMDFLSGKKDEAKEKSAETTEEAKEKLTNSGESAKQKAEETGEAAKEKFTETEEAARQKMAGLQVREKESADGGREKAEAAKEAASERGSAAKSNILSPIGNVTEVIQEKLAGTKEAAVEKQEHGGGEKVKESIVVEGGDDGDDLGGALKA, encoded by the exons ATGTCGAAAGAGAGGGCAGAAGCTGTCGGAATGGAAGAAGAAAAAGCAgaagagcagcagcagcagcagcaccccCCTCCGTCGAGCGTGATAGAGACGCTCCAAGAAGGCACGAAGTCGATCTTCAAGGCCGTTCAAGAAGCCACCATCGGCAAAGCCCATGACGCGTCGGAGAAGATCAGTGAAGGTGGCGATGCTGCTGCAGACAAGACAATCAGCACCAAAGACTCCGCTGCAGAGAAAACCCGTGAAACTGCGGGTTCTGCTACTGAGAAGGCAAAGGAGTACAAGGATTCTGCTTCGGAGAAGATGGGAGAGTATAAGGATTCTTCAGCAGAAAAGGCGAGGGAAGTGAAGGACTCTGCAGCGGAGAAGATGGGGGAGTACAAGGATTCTGCGGAGGAGAAGGCAAGGGAAGCGAAGGACACTACTGCGGTGAAGATGGGGGAGTACAAGGATTCTGCGGAGGAGAAGGCAAGGGAGGGGAAGGTCTCTATGTCGGAGAAGATAGTGGAGTACAAGGAATCTGCAGTGGATGTAGCTAGGCGTGCAATGGATTTCTTGTCGGGGAAGAAGGATGAGGCAAAGGAGAAGTCAGCAGAGACAACCGAAGAAGCAAAA GAGAAGCTGACCAATTCGGGGGAATCAGCGAAACAGAAGGCGGAGGAGACTGGTGAAGCAGCCAAA GAAAAGTTTACTGAGACTGAAGAAGCGGCGAGACAGAAGATGGCGGGCCTGCAGGTTAGGGAGAAAGAGTCGGCTGATGGAGGGAgggagaaagcagaagcagctaAGGAAGCGGCGAGTGAAAG AGGGAGTGCGGCGAAGAGCAACATCTTGAGCCCGATTGGGAACGTGACGGAGGTGATACAGGAGAAATTGGCTGGGACGAAGGAGGCAGCGGTGGAGAAACAGGAGCATGGAGGAGGAGAGAAAGTGAAGGAGAGTATTGTAGTTGAGGGaggagatgatggtgatgatcttGGTGGGGCTTTGAAGGCATAA
- the LOC131253139 gene encoding late embryogenesis abundant protein ECP63-like isoform X2, protein MSKERAEAVGMEEEKAEEQQQQQHPPPSSVIETLQEGTKSIFKAVQEATIGKAHDASEKISEGGDAAADKTISTKDSAAEKTRETAGSATEKAKEYKDSASEKMGEYKDSSAEKAREYKDSAEEKAREAKDTTAVKMGEYKDSAEEKAREGKVSMSEKIVEYKESAVDVARRAMDFLSGKKDEAKEKSAETTEEAKEKLTNSGESAKQKAEETGEAAKEKFTETEEAARQKMAGLQVREKESADGGREKAEAAKEAASERGSAAKSNILSPIGNVTEVIQEKLAGTKEAAVEKQEHGGGEKVKESIVVEGGDDGDDLGGALKA, encoded by the exons ATGTCGAAAGAGAGGGCAGAAGCTGTCGGAATGGAAGAAGAAAAAGCAgaagagcagcagcagcagcagcaccccCCTCCGTCGAGCGTGATAGAGACGCTCCAAGAAGGCACGAAGTCGATCTTCAAGGCCGTTCAAGAAGCCACCATCGGCAAAGCCCATGACGCGTCGGAGAAGATCAGTGAAGGTGGCGATGCTGCTGCAGACAAGACAATCAGCACCAAAGACTCCGCTGCAGAGAAAACCCGTGAAACTGCGGGTTCTGCTACTGAGAAGGCAAAGGAGTACAAGGATTCTGCTTCGGAGAAGATGGGAGAGTATAAGGATTCTTCAGCAGAAAAGGCGAGGGAA TACAAGGATTCTGCGGAGGAGAAGGCAAGGGAAGCGAAGGACACTACTGCGGTGAAGATGGGGGAGTACAAGGATTCTGCGGAGGAGAAGGCAAGGGAGGGGAAGGTCTCTATGTCGGAGAAGATAGTGGAGTACAAGGAATCTGCAGTGGATGTAGCTAGGCGTGCAATGGATTTCTTGTCGGGGAAGAAGGATGAGGCAAAGGAGAAGTCAGCAGAGACAACCGAAGAAGCAAAA GAGAAGCTGACCAATTCGGGGGAATCAGCGAAACAGAAGGCGGAGGAGACTGGTGAAGCAGCCAAA GAAAAGTTTACTGAGACTGAAGAAGCGGCGAGACAGAAGATGGCGGGCCTGCAGGTTAGGGAGAAAGAGTCGGCTGATGGAGGGAgggagaaagcagaagcagctaAGGAAGCGGCGAGTGAAAG AGGGAGTGCGGCGAAGAGCAACATCTTGAGCCCGATTGGGAACGTGACGGAGGTGATACAGGAGAAATTGGCTGGGACGAAGGAGGCAGCGGTGGAGAAACAGGAGCATGGAGGAGGAGAGAAAGTGAAGGAGAGTATTGTAGTTGAGGGaggagatgatggtgatgatcttGGTGGGGCTTTGAAGGCATAA